The genome window TGTTTACGAAACATACTGTGATCCAAAGAGCCCTCTCTTTTCTGTGAACCATGACATTTAGAAATgagaggtctctctctctctctctctctctctctctctctctctctctccccctccctccctccctccctcctccccccgttTCTATGGTGAAACAGACGATCAAATGGGGGAGTTCAAATGTTCATCCCATGCGGTCGTACCGCAAGGGTATCATCTACGTACCTCCAAAAAGCATTTATCTTCTGGATGTCCTGGTTTGTAGAAAAGAAGACAGCTTCCTGGATTACAGTGTTTCATAAAACGTCACTCACCAACCCATATCTATGACTTATAAGCTGTCACCACCCATTCCAACATGCCTTATTTCCTTTCACAAAAAAACTtaaaatgaagcacaaatttttGATACCAAGCAACATTTACAAAATGAAGACAGAACGAAGACCTTTGGAATGGTAATCGGTTTTGGTTCTCCCTAAAATATAACACGGGAAAAAATTGGCTATGTAAAGAACCTGTCTGTAAATCAAGCCATATTACTGTGTGATAAATCTCACAAGTATGTACAGGATAGTCACTAATAGAGTTGTGATTGACAACTGCTTCAGACTTCATATAATTTATGTGATACTATATTTAAAAACTCACCAAGTACACAAACAATGCTGAAAATCCATGACAAAACATTGATAACACAGCAAATCCGTAAGACCAAGATAGGTAGTTGAAATTAGGGTACATTATCCAGTCACGGCGCCAACATTCCCCGCCAAATATAGTTACAGCCAAGAACAAGAAAGCAGCTGAAACGaaaaagaaatattcaaaaatgAGTAAGTTAATGTTAATGGAAAATTGGCATTGAGAATGTGTGCACAATGACACATTTATTAGATAAACCTATAGTGAATATCAAAGATAAAGTTAAGCATTTGAGTAACTGATAAGAGAAATGATTTAGCACCAAAGAGAAGAGATTATACTGTAAAATAGCAACATCAAAATAATTCTCTCCAATTCAACATGCGCACTCACGTCATTCACTCATATAGTATATTCTGCAAAGTGACTGAGAGATCACAGCATCACCACCTTTCAAATCACATAGTGAGTGGAAATGTCTGCCTCTGCCAGTAACTGTTACCTATTTCTAACCATCCTAAAAACAGGAGAACTCGTGTTACCAAGTTTCCtgtgaaatatttacaattaatactATTTCAGTGTAAAAGATATCTAAATCAAATGTTTTCAGCCACATCACACGAAGTGGTTAAAATGCCAAGAACTTTCAACCAAGCACTCCCTGGCCACTGTCAAGTGGAATGGTATTCCACAGGGAGTGGTAGGTCAAAAGCTTGTGACATTTTAACCAGATGGAAACCGAGAAATTTTAATTCAGTGTTACTGCTGTCAGTTTAACAATAAATGATATCTCATAGAATAAACCAAGAAACCCTTATTTCACAACAGAAGAGCTACAGttctgcaaaagaaataaattaCCTGTGATAGCATTGCACAAGAAAGCAATTCCTGATAAAAAACACTCATATGTCAAGACAAATTCCAGTGGCCAACGGACAAGTTCCAGAGCAATGATGCTTTGAGATGTAAATGACAACATCAGTGCTAATGTTACGAAAGCCTGAACAACCATAAGCCAACCTGTAAATTGTTTCATATATCAGAAAAAATGGTGCAAAAGAAGCATCCAAACTACTAATTTTGAAGTAAAGCCAAATGTTACCCACCTGGAAGCAGCCATTCTCTAATAACATAATATTCTTGACTGAATACGTAGTGGCATCCATCAAACAGTTTAGGAAACTGATAATACGGATAACGGAATTGTTCAAAGCAGTACTCCCACAATCCCATGTGCTTAAAATTACTAAATGTTTCCTGATATGACTGTATCCAATATGGGCTGCAATCAGAAACAATCAAACGAGCATGatcaacaaatttacaaaaaagagcagtcacaaaagtaattaaatgagcTTTCTCAAATAACTGAAGTGTTAAATGGCAATGTGAATTTTCATATTATTGAAATGCCCCAAAATTAAAGTTGTGGATCAGTTCAATCAAACTCAAATTTCCAACTAAATGACACAAACATTTTTTCAATAATGTATCTGACAGCTGTTGACAATCTTTAGTGTGAACCACTATTTACGCTATCAGTTATTTACAGATCATGTTTTTATAGTTCCAGCATTAAGCATATGAACTGCTGATCAGGGGAGAGTTTCACAACCTACAGTTGTAACAATGACATGTCTAAGTTTAATCTCTAACAATTTGGTGTGTTTTGTATAAACTCTATTTGGAATACAGTCAATTTTAGTattaacagtttaaaaaaaattgagtaCCTCAAATGTAATACAAAAACTACTACTTCAGTTCATGAAGCAACACAGTTATCTACTTGAAAGTATTAAAGCGCTACATAAATAGTACTAATAAGGGAAGTCACACAAACTGTAAGCAAGGTGTTATTGGAAATAGCTCTGAACACAAATTGGAGATCAAAAATAAAGTGATCAGAACCTGTAAATAAGCCATCAAACTGGACACAATGATGTTAAATATCACAACTtgggtgtttcatcttcaattatgCTCTCCTCTGTTGAAAATCTTCATTAGTCACTACTATCAGTAACTGATTTCAGACAACAGGAATTCAGTGACATCAGAATggtttgtttaattttttgtctGATGAAGGTTTCTCTAAACTGAGCTTTCCAAGATGAGTGATACTATTAACCATTCAGTTTTAATCATCATTACATTCCTTAAAGCCCAAAACAAAACCCTTTTTAAACTCTGATCTTGAAGATTTGCATTGCTTTAAGATGGTTATGTTTATGGCTGTGCTCAATCTTTTTTTCCCCAATTTGTTCATATGAAATGACACCTTTATATATAAAAACTGATCCACATACTAAATTACAGACGACACTTTATTTGCAGTATACTATTTTCTTCTACATAAATTCCCAATGAACattataacataaaaagccaccatAGAAAAAAGTACATTATATCAGCATGATAAGACGCCCAATTATTGTATCTATAAACAAAAGGCCAAAAATGTCTTTATTAGCAATACGAGCTCAAAACGAAGAAACACAACAGCAATAATATAAAATGAAGAGCTTAAGAGCTACAATGAAATTAGCAGACAGCCACCTCTGACTGTATCAACTAATTACAGAGCTGCTACAGCACAAGAAGCACTAAACACACAAATCAGTGGTGGCGATGGCAACATTCATTTGCTCGAGACATGTAAATGTAATGACAACAGCCATCTATACCTAtcttatatgaagatagtaactgttcttgaaagaacagataccattgatgaccgtgcagcttctgtagaataaatgataactaactgaaaccctcagctgccgacaggtgttgttgatatacttcgatggggacagctgaaatgtgtgtcccgaccgggacttgaacctgggacagGAATTGTCATCTTAGTGTGCACTAGTAATGTGTGGATGAGCAAATATCTATGAGAAAcactacgtatgtagattgtggacagttgggaatgtgggtctcacagcaagcatgcaagggataagttcctgcagttgtgctattcatctgtgtcctcggtggctcagatggatatagcatctgccttgtaagcaggaggtcccagttttgagtcccggttggggcacacatttacagctgtccccatcgaggtatatcaacaacacctgtcggcagctgagggtttcaattagctACCATATACCTATCTTAGCCAACAGCTTATACTGTGATACTGGCCCCAACAGTAATAACACAAAAAGATAACGTTACAAACACTCAGGAAAGTTTTTAGATAAAATGTGCTAACTCCCTCCAtacacacaataaaatattttaactcttCTTTTTATAAGGACCTCGAGCAAACGAATGCATGCGGTGAGTCAATGGGATCTAGAGAACAGAGGACGCACTCAAGACTGTGCCATAGTCATGCTTGAAAAAGGTGCTTTCTGAACACAGTACAACttaatacaaaacatacaatgGCACAGCAAGTAATATTCCCATACCAATACATTCAACATTCATGACTGAGCTGATGCACTGTAAAGATTATTCAGGGTTAAACATCTCACTGAGTACGCAATGACAAGCAATAATACTGAATTTAAAGCCGCTAGGCTGTCTCAACTTAACAATGAAAACGTGGCACAATGTCAGTTAGGCCTACAGTAATAAGAAATGTCATAAGAATGTCAAGATTTTACCAACTGAATACAAAGGGTTTTCTCTTATACCAGCTATGCTAAGCAATACCTCACATAGTAAAATTGTTTTAGACAGTTAACTGGCATGATATACAGTCTAAGGATTATATGGAAATGACAGGGAGAAGACCAAAACAACTCACTTGGAGCAGAAAATCACAAGCTATCAGACGTTAACCGATCTCTGAAATGGGAAACCAAATGGCAATATGTGTTGATGGAACACACATAAACCATCTTAGTTTGtctaataaatgtaaatgtcgtgtgactagggcctcccgtcaggtagactgttcgtcgggtgaaagtctttcaatttgacgccacttcggcaaattgtgcgtcaatggggatgaaatgatgataacatgacaacacaacacccagtccctgagcggagaaaatctccgaccaagccaggaatagaacctgggcccttaggactgacattctgtcacgctaaccactcagctactgggggcggacagttTTGCTAGTGACTTCGTACTTCTCatatcaaataaaattttacattttcaaaagTCTGTAATATGAATTAATGAGAAGTAATACGAATTCCAGAATTTCCTGTGGAAACTTGTTCAAAGAAGTAGGTATTCATATTTATCCTCGTGCCCATAATTTTAGTTACTAATCAAAATGTACTTTCAGAAGAGTCTAATAAATTTACTTGCAGCCAACTCCTCCTCATCCAGTCATGAATATCTTAACATACCCAGCTGACTTATAAATtacacatttattcatttattaacgATGTCTTAGTACAGTAGTCTAATAATTCTTTTATGTATATACAGCCTTTTGCCCACAGCTTTGCCTATGTTTTTGACACACATACTGAATACACAACCTCACCTTCTCTGTGTTCACCCCTTCCTCCCACTGTCTATTTGttggcccctctctctctctctctctctctctctctctctctctctctctctctctctctgcccctccacctgcccccccccctctctccccctcctggtccaccccccccccccccccggtccatcTTTTCCATGCATTCACTCTTTTCACCTACCTCGAAAATTTCTATGCCCATTTCCTCATCCCCCTTGCTTTATCAATCactttctctctccatctcaacaGTTCAATGATGCAGGCCAATACTGCTCCCACAACAAATCTGTCACACGGGGAAGGCTGGAAAACAGTTCCTTGTCCTTGACATGTAGGCAtccctgcaaagcaggttgatttggcaggctgaTAAATATCCCacataacatgcctgtcatgcaatgCAGCCTTATGCAAGGAACCCATGTCTTCATTGTTACTGGAGCTAGGAGGCTATGaaacccacagtgctgatactcatgagGCCTGTTGTTTCTGTGGCAAATTTGGTTGAAACCAATCCAGGGCTTTGGAGAAgatccccgacacacacacacacacacacacacacacacacacacacacacacacacacacacacacacatcaaagttggtgtcccccccccccccccccccactcccccaggcACCTTTAATATTAGTTCAATAAGAATCTGCATAATTAACACTAAATTTAAGCAtcaaatttttgtgtaaaatatgtatGTTATGTAGTGTTTTGTCTTATTTTTTCCACACCCAGAAGGACAATCTCACTTTGCGCCAACCTAACAACATGATACCCAATCTAATCTGCAATACCTTTAAAAATCACTGAATTATTCTTTTATGGATACTGTGTACCTTTTACCAATGGAAAATTTACATTTACTACATTAAATTCTTAAGTCTTTCCTGACTGCACTGATATATACTTTATTGGTTTTAGAATGGAAAAAAGATTCCTGTATACTAAATTTTAGTGTTACCGTTCTCTATGCTGCCATGCCCAAGTTATTTTGATTAGAGAAAACCTTTGATATTTTGCAAAACCAGAAAATTTTTGCTTTCAGTCCTTGTTTGGGAGATACTGTATATATTGGTAAAACTGCTAGTGCCCATTATCTGTAAATTATCATATTTGCTCCATTTATTTTGGCTTtggtgaagtgttatgttcacgtCCGATTGAATATATGTTGCGTAAGTGGTAAAGATTTTTATAGGTTTAGATATTCATTAATGTTTAACAAATGCTAACAGTGTCATACATCAAGAAATTCTATGAAAAAAAATCAGCAGGAACAAGTTAACAAACAGAACAGTTCATGTCTGAGAGTAACACACATCAACTCTTCAGAGATTGCGACTTGGCCATATCCACTGTACATTGCTCATTATGGATGACTTAACAGCAAACATGAGGAGGATTACATTAAGATGCAATGTCAATAATTTTTGAAGCATTAATATTctgctaagcaaattcagaagcagAAACATTAGCTGGCTCTAGCACTAATCTTTTTGTTACCAGTTACCAGGGCAGAAGACAACTAGTGTGTGAAGCATGGGACAGAGAGACAGAGCACACTGGTGCTGCCGCAATGTGTTATCTGTCTCTCTGCATAAACGCTTCGTGCTGCTGCCTTCTTACATGAACCTGGCTATAAACATTTCCTACTAATGTTGTTCAGTTGCTTCCAGCGAGTCTACTTTGTCACACTGTTGGCATTTTGTTTCTTTGATATAATCGATTATGAAATTATATCACAAAACGCCCATAATTACACAAACAATAATGAACTAAGCATAGAATCATATTGTTAGGCAGACAAAATTTCTTTCGTGTCattatatattcatttatgtaaaacGTATTTTATCTCCCTAGCAACATAATGGCACAAAAACGAATTTAATACTTATTTTCGCCAAACTATGTGGGCATACATGTAATTAATGTACCTTCACTAACAAAAGAGGAAGCTTGAAGTTGAAGGAATGCAGGAAGATGAATATAATATGCTTCAGGAACTTTCAGAGCACAATTTAATACAACTCAGGTCTTCATTCTCAATGTACTTATTACTCAACAATTGTCTTTAAAAAACTTGAAACTGTTTATACGTATCTAACACTTACATGTTATTGAAGTTTCAACTAAATTCTACAGAAGTAAAAATTTTAATAAGGAAAAATATTCTTAAAATGGAGAAGCAATATTTTTTGATTAATATAATTAAGGTGCAGTGTTAATTATGTTCAGTAACTCGGCCACCATGCAATACTTAATGTAAAAATTTGGTGTCCTCAAGAGTCTGTTATGGGACTATGGTTCCAGAAAGCGAATTTTAGAAAGTCTTGTGCATCAATTTCTCCAATCATTCAAAATACTTGCACATCGTTTAGAAAGTATTCTACATTAACTGAGATAAAAGGTGTAAACCATATACAAACGAAATTGTGCATGAATGAAACACCCTTCTTTAAGTGCCAGCAAAACATATGTCTCTATACTGAAGAACCTACTTATGATCCACATCAATTTTAACATCCTACCATTATTAGACTTCCACTTTGAATATATATTTCTGAGCAATCCTTTTTAGAATTTCTCTTACCTTGCAAATGCCATAAGAAGCATCATACCAGCTATGAATGTCAGCATTCCACCAAACACCAGAGCATCTGAAACAtaatatgcttattgtcaaaagtactgtcaaatgtggtatcaagtgaaataTGTGACTCGATTGAGGACttattggtagggaggacacagcatgttaccttcgATGAAGAGTCATTATCAGATGTAAAAGTTACTTTAGGTACGCCCCAGGGAAgtttgttgggacccttgctgttcatattgtatgtcAATGGTCTTGCAGATAATAGTAATAGTtacctcagattttttgcagataatgcatttAGATATCATGAAGTACTGTGTGAAAGAAGctttataaatattcagtcagatcttgataggatttgaaagtggtgcaaagattggcaaattgtatatatggttctcgggcgagacgtcggatgtcatagtgaaaactacgacatccgacgtctcgcccgagaaccatatatacaacatgtccgtcgggaaagcctcaagcaacacattggcaaattgctttaaatgttcacaaatgtaaaattgtgcacgtcacaaaacaaagaaacatagtatactactattattatttctttactttctcagacgttaagtctggttaaaaatggaaagtgacgcggaccttgatcaagcgtcacttccttttaactgtacggtatgtgttatattgcatttaggaactttcgggtaattgaacatttatcaataattacagatttctgtagttgtatatataagtttggttgtagctgtattgcattgatgtactggtggatattgtgtggtatgactcctgtagttgttagtataattggtataatgtcaactttatcctgatgccacatgtcctcgacttcctcagccagttggatgtatttttcaatttttcctcctgttttcttctgtatatttgttgtattgggtatggatatttcgattagttgtgttaatttcttctttttattggtgagtatgatgtcaggtttgttatgtggtgttgttttatctgttataatggttctgttccagtataatttgaattcatcattctccagtacacttcgtggtgcatacttgtatgtgggaacgtgttgttttataagtttatgttgtaaggcaagctgttgctgtattatttttgctacattgtcatgtcttctggggtattctgtatttgctagtattgtacatccgcttgtgatgtgatctactgtttctatttgttgtttgcaaagtctgcatttatctgttgtggtattgggatctttaataatatgcttgctgtaatatctggtgtttattgtttgatcctgtattgtaatcatgaatccttccatctcactgtatatattgccttttcttaaccatgtgttggatgcgtcttgatcgatgtgtggctgtgttaggtgatacaggtgcttgccatgtagtgttttctttttccaatttattttcttcgtgtctgttgatgttatgtgatctaaagagttgtagaagtggttatgaagttgcagtggtgtatccgaagtatttatatgagtggttgctttgtgtattttgctagtttctgctcgttctataaagaattttcttaaattgtctacctgtccataatgtaggtttttttatgtcaataaatccccttcctccttcctttctgcttaatgtgaatctttctgttgctgaatatatgtgatgtattctatatttgtggcattgtgatcgtgtaagtgtattgagtgcttctaggcgtgtgttactccatttcactactccaaatgagtaggtcagtattggtatagcataagtatttatagcttttgt of Schistocerca serialis cubense isolate TAMUIC-IGC-003099 chromosome 2, iqSchSeri2.2, whole genome shotgun sequence contains these proteins:
- the LOC126457286 gene encoding uncharacterized protein LOC126457286 — encoded protein: MTAGKQDYPKASNALVFGGMLTFIAGMMLLMAFASPYWIQSYQETFSNFKHMGLWEYCFEQFRYPYYQFPKLFDGCHYVFSQEYYVIREWLLPGWLMVVQAFVTLALMLSFTSQSIIALELVRWPLEFVLTYECFLSGIAFLCNAITAAFLFLAVTIFGGECWRRDWIMYPNFNYLSWSYGFAVLSMFCHGFSALFVYLDARKNWIMRKESQNLVAQMHPNPGRNGFV